A DNA window from Paraburkholderia hospita contains the following coding sequences:
- a CDS encoding DUF2798 domain-containing protein, which yields MMKISSRYSHFVFGVLQSGLTSGIAAAIASISFLKGGMFVPHWLTSWGISWLTMLPVVVTAAPFIRKLADRIAS from the coding sequence ATGATGAAGATCTCGTCTCGTTATAGTCACTTCGTTTTTGGCGTTCTTCAATCGGGGCTGACTAGTGGCATTGCTGCCGCGATTGCGAGCATCTCGTTTCTCAAAGGCGGCATGTTTGTGCCGCATTGGCTAACGTCATGGGGTATTTCATGGCTGACGATGCTTCCTGTTGTCGTGACTGCGGCCCCGTTCATTCGCAAGCTTGCGGACCGAATCGCGAGTTAA
- a CDS encoding pyridoxamine 5'-phosphate oxidase family protein: MMPILNADMLDVIQRTILSFVATVNEDGSPNLSPKASLIARNDALFFADIASPRTIKNLRRNPEISINVVDVFARRGYRFNGMASVLAAGDVDREYVTEWVRRTNGSDYPVNHVVRVDVREALPLLSPAYLFGEKASEDTLREVYMTKYGVRKRD; the protein is encoded by the coding sequence ATGATGCCGATTCTTAACGCCGACATGCTCGACGTAATCCAGCGCACGATTCTTTCGTTCGTCGCGACTGTAAACGAAGATGGATCGCCGAATCTTTCGCCGAAAGCGTCGCTTATCGCACGCAATGACGCATTGTTTTTCGCGGATATCGCCTCGCCTCGAACCATAAAAAATCTCCGACGTAACCCGGAGATTTCGATCAACGTAGTCGACGTCTTCGCCCGCCGGGGGTACCGCTTCAACGGAATGGCGAGTGTCCTCGCTGCTGGGGATGTTGATCGGGAGTATGTCACTGAGTGGGTTCGGCGTACGAACGGCTCGGATTATCCGGTTAATCATGTTGTCCGCGTCGACGTTCGTGAAGCGCTACCGCTTCTTTCCCCTGCCTACCTCTTTGGAGAGAAAGCATCGGAAGACACGCTTCGTGAAGTGTATATGACGAAATACGGTGTCCGGAAACGGGATTAA
- the pdxR gene encoding MocR-like pyridoxine biosynthesis transcription factor PdxR: MIRTQIDTLSPLDPVSREPFYRQVYVRFRNAIADGRLAPGDRVPSARALATELGLSRGTIETAYSILIAEGYFQPRGQAGTFVASGLKPPVFSRAAPEAPSAYAGCTVNMRPASIMPLQMGLPALDAFPRRLWTRLAARCVRAAQTSDLVYPATHGLAALRGAIATYLQLARGIECSPSQIFITSGYRNTLELIVHTLLKPGDHVWVEDPGFPPTQLLLQHTNISVSPVPVDEDGMMVSHGIATASRARAAIVTPAHQSPLCMSLSLPRRLSLLEWASKNNAWIVEDDYDGEYRYVGRPLPALKSLDRHGRVLYAGTFSKVLFPGIRLAYLVVPEAEIERFERVSQVFSGGGPQLTQAIVTDFLIEGHFSRHIQRMRKLYGERRQAAATGLEHILGAHMRIEPQPGGMHLVLRMRRGGSDRSLAERIRSHGMYAQALSDWSIGKQVEPALLLGFTNIDSEITAEKLGRRILKLM, encoded by the coding sequence ATGATTCGCACACAAATAGATACTCTATCTCCACTCGATCCGGTTTCTAGGGAGCCCTTCTACCGGCAGGTCTATGTCCGATTTCGCAACGCAATCGCCGATGGCCGCCTTGCTCCGGGCGACCGGGTGCCGTCGGCTCGTGCGTTGGCCACAGAGTTGGGCTTGTCCAGGGGAACCATTGAGACGGCCTACTCGATCTTAATAGCGGAGGGATACTTCCAGCCTCGCGGCCAGGCGGGCACCTTTGTTGCGTCTGGCCTGAAGCCGCCGGTGTTCTCGCGAGCAGCTCCAGAGGCGCCCTCTGCTTACGCCGGCTGTACGGTGAACATGCGCCCAGCTTCAATTATGCCGCTGCAGATGGGACTACCGGCGTTAGACGCCTTTCCCCGAAGGCTTTGGACCCGCCTTGCCGCGCGTTGCGTACGGGCCGCACAGACCTCCGACTTGGTCTATCCAGCCACGCATGGTCTGGCGGCGTTGCGCGGTGCGATCGCAACGTACCTTCAGCTTGCACGCGGCATCGAATGCTCGCCCTCGCAAATTTTCATCACGTCAGGATATCGCAACACATTAGAGTTGATCGTCCATACGCTCCTCAAGCCGGGCGATCATGTATGGGTCGAGGATCCCGGCTTCCCCCCTACTCAATTGTTGTTGCAACACACAAACATTTCGGTCAGCCCCGTCCCGGTCGATGAGGACGGGATGATGGTCTCGCACGGAATTGCCACTGCATCACGTGCGCGTGCTGCCATTGTTACGCCTGCACATCAGAGTCCCCTTTGCATGTCGTTGTCTCTACCGCGCCGCCTGTCATTGCTCGAATGGGCGTCAAAAAACAACGCATGGATCGTGGAAGACGATTACGACGGCGAATACCGATACGTCGGCCGTCCGCTACCCGCTCTCAAAAGCCTCGATCGACACGGGCGTGTGCTCTATGCAGGCACGTTCAGTAAGGTTCTGTTTCCGGGCATTCGACTGGCATATCTTGTCGTACCCGAAGCAGAAATTGAACGTTTCGAGCGAGTCAGCCAAGTCTTTTCAGGCGGCGGCCCGCAGCTGACACAGGCTATAGTTACCGACTTCTTGATCGAAGGCCATTTTTCCCGGCACATCCAGCGAATGCGCAAGCTGTACGGCGAGCGCAGGCAAGCGGCGGCGACCGGCCTGGAGCATATCCTAGGCGCGCACATGCGCATCGAACCGCAGCCAGGAGGAATGCACCTGGTACTTCGCATGCGGCGCGGCGGTTCTGATCGTTCTCTCGCCGAGCGCATACGCAGTCACGGCATGTATGCGCAAGCGCTGAGCGACTGGAGCATCGGCAAACAAGTAGAACCGGCCCTGCTACTCGGATTCACAAATATCGACTCCGAGATCACTGCCGAAAAACTCGGACGGCGCATACTGAAACTCATGTGA
- a CDS encoding glutathione S-transferase N-terminal domain-containing protein, producing the protein MNDLSAFPITRKWPAQNPERIQLYSLPTPNGVKVSVMFEETGLPYEPHLVRFDTNDQMSPEFLSLNPNNKIPAILDPVGPDGKPLALFESGAILIYLADKAGQFIPDDPAGRYETIQWLMFQMGGIGPMFGQIGFFNKFAGKDYEDKRPRDRYVAESRRLLNVLNGRLAERSWIMGDAYTIADMATFPWVRNLIGFYEAGELVGITDFPHVTRAFQAFLARPAVVKAINIPSRS; encoded by the coding sequence ATGAACGATCTTTCCGCCTTTCCTATCACACGCAAATGGCCCGCACAGAATCCTGAGCGCATCCAACTGTATTCGCTTCCTACGCCAAACGGTGTGAAGGTCTCGGTGATGTTCGAGGAAACCGGTCTACCGTACGAACCGCATCTGGTGCGCTTCGATACTAATGATCAGATGTCGCCCGAATTTCTCTCGCTGAACCCCAACAACAAGATTCCGGCAATCCTCGATCCGGTAGGGCCGGATGGCAAGCCGCTCGCCCTCTTCGAATCAGGCGCCATCTTGATCTACCTCGCCGACAAGGCCGGACAGTTCATCCCTGATGACCCGGCAGGCCGTTATGAAACGATTCAATGGCTGATGTTCCAGATGGGCGGCATCGGCCCGATGTTCGGTCAAATCGGATTCTTCAACAAATTTGCCGGGAAGGATTATGAGGACAAACGCCCGCGCGACCGATACGTTGCCGAATCGCGGCGCTTGCTAAACGTGCTCAATGGCCGCCTTGCCGAGCGCTCCTGGATCATGGGTGACGCGTATACGATTGCCGACATGGCCACTTTTCCGTGGGTACGAAATCTCATCGGCTTCTACGAGGCTGGCGAACTGGTCGGTATCACCGATTTCCCCCATGTAACGCGTGCATTCCAGGCGTTCCTCGCGCGCCCAGCCGTCGTGAAAGCTATCAATATTCCGAGCCGCTCATAG
- a CDS encoding peroxiredoxin-like family protein: MLFPRQTAPELVIDTLDHGSFDLTSEVPERMTLICFYRGLHCPTCAMYLKELERLTPEFAERGITTIAISSDSESRAREMQKKVGANSLRFGYGLSLSEARKWGLYISTSRGKSSIGVEEPEMFSEPGLFLLRPDRTIYYLSVQSMPFVRPNFKELLQALDFAIQHDYPARGEYTGEL, from the coding sequence ATGCTTTTCCCTCGTCAGACGGCACCTGAACTTGTCATCGATACCTTGGACCACGGCTCGTTCGATCTCACCTCTGAAGTGCCTGAGCGAATGACGCTGATTTGTTTTTATCGCGGACTGCATTGTCCAACCTGTGCAATGTATCTAAAAGAGCTGGAAAGACTCACGCCAGAATTCGCTGAGCGAGGAATTACGACGATCGCCATAAGTTCCGATAGCGAATCGCGCGCGAGAGAGATGCAGAAAAAGGTTGGAGCGAACAGCTTGCGTTTTGGTTATGGATTGTCGCTATCGGAAGCCCGGAAATGGGGACTTTATATTTCCACATCGCGTGGCAAATCATCCATCGGGGTCGAGGAGCCTGAAATGTTCTCGGAACCTGGCTTGTTCCTGCTGCGTCCAGATCGGACCATTTACTATCTTTCGGTCCAGTCTATGCCGTTTGTGCGTCCCAATTTTAAGGAGCTACTCCAAGCTCTTGATTTTGCGATTCAGCATGACTACCCGGCCCGTGGCGAGTACACCGGCGAATTATGA
- a CDS encoding EAL domain-containing protein yields the protein MFIAICVGEHLATLALRENERLIGNDLAASVDRVLDSASSSSRANVEALSGSPCIEVERKLAELETHLRYVRAVALVENGRVYCSSALGRVDVPLSAYVRARRRARGIALLAETPFQPGVPVLVVFNSTTSNSGVLYVIEADYLADVLVHGVRYGAERAAFAISGNGLLDEKGRFYSAVDADAYYSTRVTSRAWPFAIVVASSPDLMARKRWGFAVASGAVGLLIAGLIAAMYLLAFAPRRLLLAAVRQGLKRNEFYLVYQPIVAMTDRSVVGVEALLRWHHAKWGPISPAVFMEEVESSDLLEEATRFVLQTALAEMSAMAPALPLRIAVNIAPRDLERKGFVAEVVAAVRSLPPNTTLVLELTERFLLSESARTSAAFSALRAEGVRFAIDDFGTEHSNLDLLNRFPFDYIKIDRQFVSQVDTGGADLIAAIVALARHFDLKVIAEGVETQSQHDGLKSVGVPYAQGYLYQRPATAQRLAASISSAGETAQL from the coding sequence ATGTTCATTGCCATCTGCGTGGGTGAACATCTCGCAACGCTCGCACTCCGGGAAAACGAGCGGCTGATCGGGAATGATCTGGCCGCATCGGTCGACAGGGTCCTTGACAGCGCGAGCAGCAGCAGCCGCGCAAATGTGGAGGCGCTTTCCGGATCGCCTTGCATCGAGGTCGAGCGCAAGCTGGCAGAACTGGAAACACATCTGCGCTACGTACGCGCGGTCGCACTCGTCGAGAATGGCAGGGTGTACTGCTCTTCCGCATTAGGACGAGTAGATGTGCCCCTGTCCGCATACGTGCGGGCTCGGCGACGCGCAAGAGGCATCGCGCTTCTCGCGGAAACGCCGTTCCAACCGGGCGTACCAGTGCTCGTCGTTTTCAATTCGACTACGAGCAACAGCGGCGTGCTATACGTCATCGAGGCCGATTATCTCGCCGACGTGCTAGTGCACGGTGTCAGATACGGAGCTGAGCGTGCGGCTTTCGCGATTTCAGGAAACGGATTGCTTGATGAGAAGGGGCGCTTCTATTCAGCAGTCGATGCCGACGCTTATTACTCAACACGTGTTACATCCCGCGCGTGGCCATTCGCAATCGTCGTCGCATCGTCGCCCGACCTGATGGCGCGGAAGCGCTGGGGCTTCGCAGTGGCTTCAGGTGCCGTAGGATTACTCATAGCGGGTCTTATCGCGGCCATGTATTTGTTGGCCTTTGCGCCACGTCGGTTACTGCTGGCGGCGGTTCGACAAGGACTGAAACGCAATGAATTCTATCTTGTTTATCAACCTATCGTAGCTATGACTGACCGCAGCGTTGTAGGGGTAGAGGCCCTCCTTCGCTGGCATCACGCGAAATGGGGACCAATCAGTCCGGCAGTCTTCATGGAAGAAGTCGAGTCTAGCGACTTACTAGAAGAAGCGACTCGCTTCGTTCTTCAAACGGCACTCGCGGAAATGAGCGCCATGGCCCCGGCCTTACCCTTGAGAATCGCTGTCAATATTGCGCCGCGTGATTTGGAGCGCAAGGGTTTCGTTGCAGAAGTTGTAGCTGCGGTCAGGAGCTTGCCGCCGAATACCACCTTGGTGCTCGAACTCACCGAGCGATTTTTGCTCTCAGAAAGCGCTCGAACATCGGCCGCGTTCTCCGCACTTAGAGCCGAGGGCGTCAGGTTCGCGATTGACGATTTCGGTACCGAGCACAGCAATCTCGACCTGCTTAATCGCTTTCCCTTCGACTACATCAAGATCGACCGGCAGTTCGTCAGTCAGGTTGATACCGGTGGGGCCGACCTGATAGCCGCGATCGTTGCGCTCGCTCGACATTTCGACCTCAAGGTCATCGCTGAAGGTGTGGAGACCCAATCACAGCACGACGGCCTGAAGTCTGTCGGAGTTCCCTACGCGCAAGGATATCTATATCAACGGCCGGCGACAGCACAACGGCTGGCGGCATCAATTTCTTCCGCAGGTGAGACAGCACAACTCTAA
- a CDS encoding trifunctional serine/threonine-protein kinase/ATP-binding protein/sensor histidine kinase, whose product MNFRNGLETLWDDGERVLSRTRRPADGGDETRLLVRPAGEPPSPAILGRLAREFELKDELDGAWAARPLGLVLEGGRTLLVLEDPGGEPLERLLSAPMALDRAVRLAVGIAKALGKLHQRGLVHKDVKPAHILVNCTDGQPRLMGFGIASQLQRERAAPEPPETLAGTLAYVAPEQTGRMNRSIDTRSDLYALGVTFYQMFTGSLPFTAADPMEWVHCHIARKPVPPSERLRTVPIMVCRIVMKLLAKTAEERYQTAGGVERDLTRCLDEWEAQGDIDDFALGQEDTPDRLLIPERLYGREGEVDTLLASFDRIVKNGAPELVLVSGYSGIGKSAVVNELHRVLVPTRGLFAAGKFDQYKRDIPYATLAEAFKSLVRPLLGKCDAELACWRDAFLDALGPNARLTVDLVPELKLIIGEPPPVPELAPQDAQRRFELVFQRFIGVFARADHPLALFLDDLQWLDAATLDLLEYLLTRSDLQHLILIGAYRDNEVGPDHPLRRKLEAVKAVGGKVTEIALAPLAQAHLRQLLADALRCVPARAAPLAQLVYQKTGGNPFFAIQFLSSLADEGMLAFEHHAGRWSWDLEGIQAKGYTDNVADLMVGKLTRLPTETQQALQQLACLGNSAETSTLALLLGISEENVRAALWPAVRLELIEHNAAGYRFAHDRVQEAAYSLIAEARRREVHLRIGRLLAEHTPAGKRDEAIFEIVNHLNRAIPLIGSRAERDQLAEFNLIAGRRAKASTAYASALNYLVTGVALVGDDGWARVRTLAFALELDRAECEFLTGALASADERLAAQAARTKDAVEAARVACLHMDVHVTRDQSSRAVAVGLECLRRLGIEWSPQPTDGKARREYQRIGVTLRDRPLEVLVDLPLMSDAASLATVDVLAKLTVPAFHTNRNLLCLVICRMVNLSLERGNADASSFAYASLGLIAGPRFGDYETGYRFGQLGYELVEQRGLKRYDARTYMAFGGMILPWKRPFRIGRELLCRAFEAANRSGDLNFAAHSCNQLNTNLLAAGDPLEEVQGQAERGLAFAQKLRFGAVIDRISAQLGLVRTLRGLTPTFGRFDDGNFDELRLERRFAENPDLAMAECWYWIRKLQARFFAGDYGAALDAASRARRLLWVSPTFELAEYHFFGALSRAASFDTATAEERQTHLGAVAEHQRQLEIWAGACPENFENRAALVRAEIARIEGRALDAMTHYDQAIRSAQANGLVHNEALANELAARFFLTRGSEKAARGYLQDAHDAYLRWGAGGKACQLKQCYPTLWHDADRPRHTATPGTLIEQLDLATVLNVSRIVSGEIVLENLIEALMRTAVEHAGAQRGLLVLPREAGLWIEAQADTDSGSVTVVLNAAPISGAVLPESLVQYCARTQESVILDDASARGIFSNDEYIVRVQARSVLCLPFVKQGRLIALLYLENHLAAGAFTPGRIAVLKVLASLAAMTLENARLYRDLAQREAKIRRLVDANIVGIFICQREGRILEANDAFLRIVDYDRNDLLAGRLHWTDLTPPEWLEQSTKEWMPRLKATGTLEPFEKEYFKKDGSRVPVLIGVALLDESGTQGIAFVLDLSERKRAEAEARHMQLELAHANRVTALGQLVASISHEIKQPLTATAINASAGLRWLSHTPANLGGARQAFDRIVRDAERGGEVIKRIHGLVRKASTCNEILQLNEVIRDVMALTSSEAHEKSIALRQHLAEELPLIKGDRVQLQQVMLNLIINAIDAMSTVEVGPRELTIYTATNEPSAVLVTVCDSGPGIAPEHTERLFEPFYTTKASGMGMGLSICLSIIEAHGGKLWASANVPCGAIFQFTVAVHPAFSA is encoded by the coding sequence ATGAATTTCAGGAACGGCCTCGAAACCTTGTGGGACGATGGCGAGCGCGTCTTAAGTCGAACCCGACGGCCGGCCGATGGCGGTGACGAGACGCGCCTCCTTGTGCGGCCCGCAGGCGAGCCGCCCTCACCGGCCATCCTCGGCCGGCTCGCTCGCGAATTCGAGTTGAAGGACGAACTTGATGGCGCGTGGGCAGCGCGGCCGCTCGGACTGGTGCTCGAAGGCGGTAGGACGCTGCTGGTGCTGGAGGATCCGGGCGGTGAGCCGCTCGAGCGGCTGCTCAGCGCGCCTATGGCATTGGACCGTGCGGTGCGCCTCGCCGTAGGCATCGCTAAAGCACTGGGCAAGCTTCACCAGCGCGGCCTCGTCCATAAGGACGTAAAGCCCGCCCATATCCTCGTGAACTGCACGGACGGTCAGCCGCGACTGATGGGGTTTGGCATTGCCTCGCAGCTGCAACGCGAGCGAGCAGCGCCCGAGCCGCCCGAGACCCTCGCCGGTACGCTTGCCTATGTGGCTCCCGAACAGACCGGGCGCATGAACCGCTCGATCGACACCCGCAGCGATCTATACGCCCTCGGCGTCACGTTCTACCAGATGTTCACCGGTTCGCTGCCGTTCACCGCGGCCGATCCGATGGAGTGGGTGCACTGTCATATCGCGCGCAAGCCGGTACCCCCGAGCGAGCGGTTACGCACTGTCCCGATCATGGTTTGTCGCATTGTCATGAAGCTGCTCGCCAAGACGGCCGAGGAGCGCTACCAGACCGCGGGCGGCGTCGAGCGCGATCTTACACGCTGCCTCGACGAGTGGGAGGCCCAAGGTGACATCGACGACTTTGCGCTCGGTCAAGAGGACACGCCCGATCGGCTGCTCATCCCGGAAAGGCTCTATGGGCGCGAGGGCGAGGTGGACACCTTGCTGGCCTCCTTCGATCGCATCGTCAAAAACGGCGCCCCTGAGCTGGTGCTGGTCTCCGGCTATTCGGGCATCGGCAAATCCGCAGTCGTCAACGAATTGCACAGGGTGCTGGTACCGACGCGCGGGCTCTTCGCCGCGGGCAAGTTCGACCAGTACAAGCGCGACATCCCTTATGCGACGCTCGCTGAGGCGTTTAAGAGCCTCGTGCGACCGCTGCTCGGCAAGTGCGACGCCGAGCTCGCCTGCTGGCGCGACGCCTTTCTCGATGCGCTCGGGCCGAACGCACGGCTCACCGTCGACCTCGTGCCCGAGCTCAAGCTCATCATCGGTGAACCGCCCCCGGTACCCGAGCTTGCGCCACAGGACGCGCAACGGCGCTTTGAGCTGGTGTTCCAGCGCTTCATAGGCGTCTTCGCCCGGGCCGACCATCCGCTGGCGCTCTTTCTCGACGACTTGCAATGGCTAGACGCGGCGACGCTCGATTTGCTCGAGTATCTGTTGACCCGGTCCGATCTGCAGCACCTCATTCTGATCGGTGCCTATCGCGACAACGAGGTGGGCCCCGACCATCCGCTGAGGCGCAAGCTCGAAGCCGTGAAGGCCGTCGGCGGCAAGGTGACGGAGATTGCGCTGGCGCCGCTTGCGCAAGCGCATCTGCGGCAGTTGCTCGCGGACGCGCTTCGCTGCGTGCCCGCTCGCGCCGCACCGCTCGCGCAACTGGTCTACCAGAAAACCGGCGGCAATCCGTTTTTCGCCATTCAGTTCTTGTCGTCGCTTGCCGACGAGGGCATGCTCGCCTTCGAACACCATGCCGGCCGCTGGTCCTGGGATTTGGAGGGCATCCAAGCCAAGGGCTATACCGATAACGTCGCCGACCTCATGGTCGGGAAGCTCACGCGCCTACCGACCGAAACGCAGCAGGCGTTGCAGCAACTGGCGTGTCTTGGCAACAGCGCCGAGACGTCGACGCTCGCACTGCTCCTCGGGATTTCTGAGGAAAACGTCCGTGCGGCGCTTTGGCCCGCCGTCCGACTGGAACTGATCGAGCACAACGCGGCTGGCTACCGGTTCGCACACGATCGCGTTCAGGAAGCCGCGTATTCGCTGATCGCCGAAGCGCGGCGACGCGAGGTGCACCTTCGAATCGGCCGACTGCTGGCAGAGCACACACCAGCTGGCAAGCGCGACGAGGCGATCTTCGAAATCGTCAATCACCTGAACCGCGCGATTCCGCTAATCGGGTCACGCGCGGAGCGGGACCAGCTCGCCGAGTTCAACTTGATTGCCGGGCGGCGCGCCAAGGCTTCCACCGCCTACGCCTCGGCGCTCAACTATCTGGTTACGGGCGTGGCGCTCGTGGGCGACGATGGTTGGGCTCGCGTGCGGACACTCGCCTTCGCGCTGGAGTTGGACCGGGCCGAATGCGAATTTCTGACCGGCGCGCTGGCGTCGGCAGACGAGCGTCTGGCAGCACAGGCCGCACGCACGAAAGATGCGGTGGAAGCCGCGCGCGTCGCGTGTCTGCACATGGATGTGCACGTCACGCGCGATCAGAGCAGCCGCGCGGTCGCCGTCGGGCTCGAATGCCTCAGGCGTCTGGGTATAGAGTGGTCGCCGCAGCCGACGGACGGGAAAGCCCGCCGGGAGTACCAGCGCATCGGAGTCACTCTCCGCGACCGCCCGCTTGAGGTACTGGTCGACTTACCCTTGATGAGTGACGCGGCATCCCTCGCAACTGTCGATGTGCTGGCCAAACTGACGGTGCCTGCCTTTCATACGAATCGGAACCTGCTTTGCCTGGTCATCTGTCGCATGGTCAATCTGAGTCTCGAGCGCGGCAACGCCGACGCGTCCTCTTTCGCCTATGCGTCACTCGGCTTGATCGCCGGGCCGCGCTTCGGCGACTACGAGACCGGCTATCGATTCGGCCAGCTCGGCTACGAGCTGGTCGAGCAGCGCGGGCTGAAGCGCTACGATGCAAGGACCTATATGGCTTTTGGCGGTATGATCCTGCCATGGAAGCGACCTTTCCGGATTGGCCGTGAACTGCTGTGTCGTGCGTTCGAGGCGGCCAATCGAAGCGGGGACCTGAATTTCGCGGCGCACAGCTGTAACCAGCTGAACACGAACCTGCTTGCCGCCGGCGATCCGCTAGAAGAGGTGCAAGGCCAAGCTGAACGAGGTCTCGCGTTTGCGCAGAAGTTGCGATTCGGTGCGGTCATTGACCGCATTAGCGCCCAGCTGGGCCTCGTGCGGACGCTGAGGGGGCTCACGCCGACGTTTGGCCGATTCGACGATGGGAATTTTGATGAGCTTAGGCTGGAGCGTCGCTTTGCGGAGAATCCGGATCTGGCCATGGCCGAGTGCTGGTATTGGATCCGTAAACTGCAGGCGCGGTTCTTCGCCGGCGACTATGGTGCGGCGCTCGATGCGGCCTCGCGGGCGCGACGGCTTCTTTGGGTGTCACCAACCTTCGAACTGGCCGAATATCACTTTTTCGGCGCGTTGTCTCGCGCAGCCTCATTCGATACGGCAACGGCTGAGGAGCGACAGACTCACCTGGGGGCGGTTGCAGAGCATCAGAGACAACTCGAGATATGGGCGGGTGCTTGTCCGGAGAATTTCGAGAACCGCGCGGCCCTCGTGAGAGCGGAGATCGCCCGAATCGAAGGCCGCGCGCTCGATGCTATGACCCATTACGATCAGGCGATCCGGTCGGCCCAGGCAAATGGCTTAGTGCACAACGAGGCGCTTGCCAATGAACTGGCTGCGCGTTTCTTTCTGACGCGCGGTTCTGAGAAAGCAGCGCGCGGCTACCTGCAGGATGCCCATGACGCCTATCTGCGTTGGGGCGCAGGTGGCAAGGCGTGCCAGCTCAAACAATGCTACCCCACCCTCTGGCACGATGCGGACCGTCCGCGCCATACGGCCACCCCCGGCACGCTAATCGAGCAGCTGGATCTCGCTACCGTCCTTAATGTCTCACGGATCGTGTCGGGCGAAATCGTGCTTGAGAATCTTATCGAGGCGCTGATGCGCACCGCAGTAGAACACGCTGGTGCGCAACGCGGCCTACTCGTACTCCCGCGGGAGGCCGGGTTATGGATCGAGGCGCAGGCTGATACTGACAGTGGCTCAGTCACGGTCGTGCTCAACGCGGCACCGATCTCCGGCGCCGTACTCCCGGAGTCGCTTGTCCAATATTGCGCGCGTACCCAGGAGAGCGTCATCCTCGACGACGCCTCAGCTCGGGGCATCTTCTCCAACGACGAGTACATCGTTCGCGTGCAGGCACGATCGGTCCTCTGCCTGCCGTTCGTCAAACAGGGAAGGCTGATTGCCCTGCTTTATCTGGAAAACCACCTCGCCGCCGGTGCATTTACCCCGGGAAGGATTGCGGTCCTCAAGGTATTGGCTTCACTGGCCGCGATGACGCTGGAGAATGCCCGACTGTACCGCGACCTCGCGCAACGCGAAGCGAAAATCCGACGCCTCGTCGACGCCAACATCGTTGGAATCTTCATATGTCAACGCGAAGGCCGGATACTCGAAGCTAATGACGCGTTTCTTCGTATTGTGGACTACGACCGTAACGATCTCCTGGCGGGACGCCTGCACTGGACTGACCTGACGCCACCGGAGTGGCTGGAGCAAAGCACAAAAGAGTGGATGCCGAGGCTGAAGGCCACGGGGACACTGGAGCCCTTTGAAAAAGAATACTTCAAGAAGGACGGCAGCCGCGTGCCGGTACTGATCGGCGTCGCATTGCTGGACGAAAGCGGGACTCAGGGCATCGCGTTCGTGCTCGATCTGAGCGAGCGCAAACGGGCAGAAGCGGAGGCACGCCACATGCAACTCGAGCTCGCGCATGCCAACCGCGTCACGGCGCTTGGGCAGCTCGTGGCCTCAATCAGCCACGAAATAAAGCAACCGCTCACCGCGACGGCCATCAACGCGTCAGCGGGACTTCGGTGGCTTAGTCACACCCCCGCAAATTTGGGGGGGGCCCGCCAAGCGTTCGACCGCATCGTCCGTGACGCCGAGCGTGGAGGCGAGGTGATCAAGCGCATTCATGGGCTCGTAAGGAAGGCCTCGACGTGCAACGAGATCCTGCAGCTCAACGAGGTGATTCGCGACGTCATGGCGCTCACGTCGAGTGAAGCCCACGAAAAGAGCATCGCTTTGCGGCAGCACCTTGCGGAGGAGTTGCCGCTGATCAAAGGCGACCGCGTGCAACTTCAACAGGTGATGCTGAACCTCATTATTAACGCCATTGATGCGATGAGCACCGTGGAAGTCGGGCCGCGGGAGTTGACGATCTACACCGCCACCAATGAGCCGAGTGCCGTCCTGGTGACGGTCTGCGATTCCGGGCCGGGTATCGCTCCCGAGCACACCGAGCGGCTCTTTGAACCGTTTTACACGACAAAGGCTAGCGGGATGGGCATGGGGTTGTCAATCTGCCTCTCGATCATCGAAGCACACGGCGGCAAATTGTGGGCGAGCGCAAACGTACCGTGCGGCGCGATTTTTCAGTTCACGGTGGCGGTACATCCGGCTTTTTCAGCGTAA
- a CDS encoding RidA family protein, whose amino-acid sequence MTDAIDSNGKESAYHGVPAEDGYGYAQAIKIGNMIFVSGQLSHDEKGVLIAPATLDETGKPTDYSMMAEQMRVTYENAAKVLAQFGASLDHVVEETLYVLDVDEAFAVAGKVRKEAYATERPQVASNLIGVSRLAFREQLIEIVFKAVLPSA is encoded by the coding sequence ATGACCGACGCAATCGATTCTAATGGCAAAGAGTCTGCGTATCACGGAGTTCCAGCAGAGGACGGCTATGGGTACGCACAGGCGATCAAAATTGGAAACATGATCTTTGTGTCTGGCCAGCTCAGCCATGACGAAAAAGGTGTCTTGATCGCGCCTGCTACGCTCGATGAGACAGGCAAACCAACCGACTACTCGATGATGGCGGAGCAGATGCGGGTGACGTATGAAAACGCCGCGAAGGTCCTCGCGCAGTTCGGCGCGAGCCTAGATCACGTCGTGGAAGAGACGCTCTATGTCCTTGATGTCGACGAGGCGTTTGCTGTCGCCGGCAAGGTGCGTAAAGAGGCATACGCGACCGAACGACCTCAGGTCGCGAGCAATTTGATCGGCGTATCGAGGCTGGCATTTCGTGAGCAGCTCATCGAAATCGTCTTCAAGGCAGTGCTGCCCTCGGCATGA